From the Desulfuromonadales bacterium genome, the window GGTCAGGTGTTTAGCGGTTCCGGTTTCCATGTTTCTTGCATCCGGATTAAATTCAGGCATCGTATCCCGGGTGGGACGCGACCTTTTTGATCATGAATATTCTGTGTTCTCAGGAGGCCCGTCTTGATGCATAAAGTTATCAAAATCATTTCCCTTCCAGCGATCGGTTTTGTTCTTCTTGCCGCCTGTACCGACCTCTCCACCCTCCGCTCCGACAGGCCGATCAGACCTGTCCCTGAATTTGAAAAGTTGATCGTCGGCCGGCTCGATGCCAACTACATCGGCAACGAAGCATGTCTCGCCAAGTGCCATGTGCACGACAAAATATCCCAGGACTTGCAGCATTCCGTGCATGGCGCCCAGGTTTCGGCAGAGAGCGGCCTTCCTCTCGTCAACTGCGAATCGTGTCACGGTCCCGGCGACCTGGCGGTCGCAGTGTTGGTAGAAACGGCTTCAGGAGAAAAGCGTTGCAGCTTCGAGACCCTGCTGCCGCTGAAGGAACTTCCCGCCCAGGCCCAGACGCTCATCTGC encodes:
- a CDS encoding multiheme c-type cytochrome is translated as MHKVIKIISLPAIGFVLLAACTDLSTLRSDRPIRPVPEFEKLIVGRLDANYIGNEACLAKCHVHDKISQDLQHSVHGAQVSAESGLPLVNCESCHGPGDLAVAVLVETASGEKRCSFETLLPLKELPAQAQTLICLKCHSAASTPNLQHWNASTHAISDVSCFDCHQLHQGPRQKVSRQEMSE